A DNA window from Natranaerovirga pectinivora contains the following coding sequences:
- the rpsG gene encoding 30S ribosomal protein S7, translating to MPRKGHIPKRDVLPDPLYNNKVVTKLVNNIMLDGRKGISQKIVYGAFAKVAEKTGKDALEVFQEAMNNIMPVLEVKARRVGGATYQVPMEVRPDRRQALALRWITLYSRQRGEKTMIDRLAGELMDAANNMGASVKKKEDMHKMAEANKAFAHYKW from the coding sequence GTGCCACGTAAAGGACATATTCCAAAAAGAGATGTATTACCAGATCCATTATACAACAACAAAGTGGTTACAAAGCTAGTTAATAACATTATGTTAGATGGTAGAAAAGGAATTTCTCAAAAGATAGTTTACGGTGCATTTGCAAAAGTTGCTGAAAAAACAGGCAAAGATGCACTTGAAGTATTCCAAGAGGCTATGAATAACATAATGCCAGTTCTAGAAGTTAAAGCTAGACGTGTTGGTGGTGCTACTTACCAAGTACCTATGGAAGTAAGACCAGACAGAAGACAAGCATTAGCGTTACGTTGGATAACACTTTATTCACGTCAACGTGGAGAAAAAACTATGATTGATCGTCTTGCAGGAGAACTTATGGATGCTGCTAACAATATGGGCGCTTCAGTTAAGAAAAAAGAAGATATGCACAAAATGGCAGAAGCTAATAAAGCATTTGCACATTACAAATGGTAA
- a CDS encoding DUF4097 family beta strand repeat-containing protein has translation MSKMNLKKVSVSLLIVMILSLTIGSAFFFLSGGFTLNNAFNAVLGGTTYDVEEEILFSLEELVDLNINSVSTKINFINTEDTVGRVHYHGTITTNNEKSIPTLKVSESNTTVNIAFEYPKSITNTVTRNNTVLDIYLPTSYMGNLDVSTISGSVSIMDYHFNNFSFKSTSGNLTAYNIEATDINYYTTSGRFKTSVICDSIYFRSVSGRIEISNIKSNSTEISTTSGNATLSGNPGKLNFSSVSGNLHGTIETFNNNIVIKTTSGKTNLKLPASSEFDLDFSTVSGKFNNQFSMVYRTQGKRQMSGVIGNNPSNLSIKANSVSGNLDITY, from the coding sequence ATGTCTAAAATGAATTTAAAAAAGGTAAGTGTGTCTTTATTGATTGTTATGATTCTTTCTTTAACCATTGGTAGTGCTTTCTTTTTCTTATCAGGTGGCTTTACTTTAAATAATGCTTTTAATGCTGTTTTAGGTGGAACCACTTATGATGTAGAAGAGGAGATTTTATTTTCCCTAGAAGAATTAGTTGACCTTAATATTAATAGCGTAAGTACTAAAATTAATTTTATTAATACAGAAGATACTGTTGGAAGAGTTCATTATCATGGTACCATAACCACAAACAATGAAAAAAGCATTCCAACCCTTAAGGTGTCAGAATCTAACACAACAGTAAATATAGCCTTTGAATATCCTAAGTCTATTACCAATACTGTTACTCGTAACAATACTGTTCTTGATATTTACTTACCTACTAGTTATATGGGTAACTTAGATGTGTCTACAATATCTGGCTCTGTTAGTATAATGGATTACCATTTCAATAACTTTAGTTTCAAATCAACTTCAGGTAATCTTACTGCTTATAATATAGAAGCAACTGATATTAATTATTACACTACTTCTGGAAGATTTAAAACCTCAGTAATATGTGATTCTATATATTTTCGTTCTGTATCAGGTAGAATTGAAATATCTAATATAAAAAGTAATTCTACAGAAATCAGTACAACATCAGGGAATGCTACCCTTTCAGGAAATCCAGGCAAACTAAACTTCTCTTCTGTATCAGGGAATTTACATGGCACTATTGAAACTTTTAATAATAATATTGTGATCAAAACAACTTCTGGTAAAACCAATCTTAAATTGCCTGCCAGCAGTGAGTTTGACCTTGACTTTAGTACTGTCTCTGGTAAATTCAATAACCAGTTTTCTATGGTATATAGGACACAAGGGAAAAGGCAAATGTCAGGTGTTATTGGAAATAACCCCTCTAACTTAAGCATTAAAGCAAATTCAGTATCCGGAAATTTAGATATTACTTATTAA
- a CDS encoding ribosomal L7Ae/L30e/S12e/Gadd45 family protein — protein MHRLKQEPKVIGTKQTIRALDKGIAETLFVAKNAQKQVTLRALELAERQGIDVVFVDTMEELAKACEVEVETATAALIKN, from the coding sequence ATGCACAGATTAAAACAGGAACCTAAAGTAATAGGGACCAAACAAACCATTAGAGCACTTGATAAAGGGATTGCAGAAACATTATTTGTTGCAAAAAACGCACAAAAGCAAGTAACTTTAAGAGCTCTAGAACTTGCTGAACGTCAAGGAATTGATGTAGTATTTGTTGATACTATGGAAGAACTTGCCAAAGCATGTGAAGTTGAAGTTGAAACGGCAACCGCAGCACTTATAAAAAATTAG
- the rpoC gene encoding DNA-directed RNA polymerase subunit beta': MPAGNLDQAINFDAIRIGLSSPERIREWSRGEVKKPETINYRTLKPEKEGLFCEKIFGPSKDWECHCGKYKKIRYKGVVCDRCGVEVTKSKVRRERMGHIELAAPVSHIWYFKGIPSRMGLILDMSPRILEKVLYFASYIVLDPGETGLQYKQILTEKEYRDAYDKYGNKFRAGMGAESIKEVLENIDLEKEGKELRKGLKEATGQKRARIIKRLEVVEAFRGSTNSPAWMILSVIPVIPPDLRPMVQLDGGRFATSDLNDLYRRVINRNNRLKRLLDLGAPDIIVRNEKRMLQEAVDALIDNGRRGRPVTGPGNRPLKSLSDMLKGKQGRFRQNLLGKRVDYSGRSVIVVGPDLKIYQCGLPKEMAIELFKPFVMKKLVGDGLAHNIKSAKKMVERLQSEVWDVLEEVIREHPVMLNRAPTLHRLGIQAFEPVLVEGKAIKLHPLVCSAYNADFDGDQMAVHVPLSVEAQAECRFLLLSSNNLLKPSDGAPVAVPSQDMVLGIYYLTLEKDGEKGEGKSFKSENEAILAYENGVVTLHGKINVRRTMTIDGEIQSKIVKTTVGRIIFNEAIPQDLRYVDRTIKENLFEYEVNFLVGKKQLQSILDKIINFHGSTMTAEVLDNIKKLGFKYSTRGAISVSVSDMEVPEAKPEILAEAEKTVEKITKQFRRGFLTNEERYQKVIQTWKEADDKITKALLSGLDKYNNIFMMADSGARGSDKQIKQLAGMRGLMANTSGHTFELPIKSNFREGLDVLEYFNSAHGARKGLADTALRTADSGYLTRRLVDVSQDVIIREIDCGHSTGYIPGLEIKAFKDGAEVIESLQERLTGRYAVEDIVHPETKEVLVKSNKMIYPLKAANIVDAGIEKVKIRTVLTCRSNLGVCAKCYGANMATAQPVQVGEAVGIIAAQSIGEPGTQLTMRTFHTGGIAGEDITQGLPRVEELFEGRKPKGLAIIAEFGGIAVIKDTKKKREVIITNNETGESKAYLIPYGSRIKIQDGDILEAGDELTEGSINPHDILKIKGVRSVQDYMIKEVQNVYRLQGVEINDKHIEVIVRQMLKKIRIEDAGDADFLPGTLVDRLEFEAANEKLRNDGLEEAVGNQVLLGITKASLATNSFLSAASFQETTKVLTEAAIKGKIDPLIGLKENVIIGKLIPAGTGMPRYRDVEVYKTNYDYDNDNEELDLDLE, translated from the coding sequence ATGCCAGCTGGTAATTTAGATCAAGCAATAAACTTTGATGCAATCCGTATAGGTTTGTCTTCTCCAGAACGTATAAGAGAATGGTCTCGCGGAGAGGTAAAAAAACCAGAAACCATCAACTACAGAACATTAAAACCAGAAAAAGAAGGTTTGTTCTGTGAAAAAATATTCGGGCCTAGTAAAGACTGGGAATGTCACTGTGGTAAATATAAAAAAATACGTTATAAAGGTGTTGTTTGTGACCGTTGTGGCGTAGAAGTAACAAAATCAAAAGTAAGAAGAGAGAGAATGGGGCATATTGAATTAGCTGCTCCTGTATCTCATATTTGGTATTTCAAAGGGATACCAAGTAGAATGGGACTTATCCTTGATATGTCACCAAGAATCTTAGAAAAAGTACTGTATTTTGCATCATATATTGTATTAGATCCAGGTGAAACAGGATTGCAATACAAACAAATTCTTACTGAAAAAGAATACCGTGATGCATATGATAAATACGGTAATAAATTTAGAGCTGGAATGGGTGCAGAATCCATTAAAGAAGTTCTAGAAAACATTGATTTAGAAAAAGAAGGTAAAGAACTTAGAAAAGGTCTTAAAGAAGCAACTGGACAAAAAAGAGCAAGAATTATTAAAAGACTAGAAGTAGTTGAAGCTTTCCGTGGATCTACTAATAGCCCTGCTTGGATGATTCTTTCTGTAATACCAGTAATACCACCAGACCTAAGACCAATGGTACAGTTAGATGGTGGTCGTTTTGCAACATCAGACCTTAACGACTTATACAGAAGAGTAATTAATAGAAACAATAGATTAAAAAGGTTATTAGATCTTGGAGCACCAGATATCATTGTAAGAAATGAAAAAAGAATGCTTCAAGAAGCAGTTGACGCACTAATTGATAATGGTCGTCGTGGAAGACCGGTTACAGGACCAGGTAACCGTCCATTAAAATCATTATCAGACATGTTAAAAGGTAAGCAAGGTCGTTTTAGACAAAACTTACTTGGAAAACGTGTTGACTATTCTGGTCGTTCAGTTATCGTAGTTGGACCTGATTTAAAAATATACCAATGTGGTCTTCCAAAAGAAATGGCTATTGAATTGTTCAAACCATTTGTTATGAAAAAACTTGTTGGAGATGGATTAGCACATAATATTAAATCAGCTAAAAAGATGGTAGAGAGACTTCAATCAGAAGTTTGGGATGTATTAGAAGAAGTTATTAGAGAGCATCCGGTTATGTTAAACCGTGCCCCTACACTTCACCGTTTAGGTATTCAAGCATTTGAACCTGTACTAGTAGAGGGTAAAGCCATTAAGCTTCATCCACTTGTATGTTCTGCTTATAATGCAGACTTTGATGGGGATCAGATGGCGGTTCACGTTCCATTATCAGTAGAAGCTCAAGCTGAATGTAGATTCTTATTATTATCATCTAATAACTTATTAAAACCTTCTGATGGAGCACCAGTTGCGGTACCATCACAGGATATGGTACTTGGAATATATTACCTTACTCTTGAAAAAGATGGTGAAAAAGGTGAAGGTAAAAGTTTCAAGAGCGAAAATGAAGCAATTCTTGCCTATGAAAATGGAGTAGTTACTCTACATGGTAAAATAAATGTAAGAAGAACAATGACAATTGATGGAGAAATCCAATCAAAAATTGTTAAAACTACAGTTGGTAGAATAATATTTAATGAGGCAATACCTCAAGATTTACGATATGTAGATAGAACAATAAAAGAAAACTTATTCGAATATGAAGTAAACTTCTTAGTAGGTAAAAAACAACTGCAAAGTATATTAGATAAAATTATTAATTTCCACGGATCTACTATGACTGCTGAAGTTTTAGATAATATCAAAAAACTTGGTTTTAAATACTCTACAAGAGGTGCTATATCAGTTTCTGTATCTGACATGGAAGTACCAGAAGCAAAACCTGAGATTCTTGCAGAAGCAGAAAAAACTGTTGAAAAAATAACAAAGCAATTCCGTCGTGGTTTCTTAACCAATGAAGAACGTTACCAAAAAGTTATTCAAACATGGAAAGAAGCCGATGATAAAATAACAAAAGCGCTACTATCAGGACTTGATAAATATAATAATATATTTATGATGGCTGATTCAGGAGCCCGTGGTTCTGATAAGCAGATTAAACAGTTAGCTGGTATGCGTGGTCTTATGGCCAATACGTCAGGTCACACATTCGAGTTACCAATTAAATCAAACTTCCGTGAAGGTCTTGACGTATTAGAATACTTCAACTCTGCTCACGGTGCTAGAAAAGGTCTTGCAGATACGGCTTTACGTACTGCTGACTCAGGATACCTTACTAGACGTCTAGTTGACGTTTCTCAAGATGTTATCATTAGAGAAATTGATTGTGGACATAGCACTGGATATATACCAGGGTTAGAAATAAAAGCATTTAAAGATGGTGCAGAGGTTATTGAAAGCCTTCAAGAAAGATTAACAGGCAGATATGCTGTTGAAGATATAGTCCATCCAGAAACAAAAGAAGTACTTGTTAAATCAAATAAAATGATCTATCCATTAAAAGCTGCAAACATTGTGGATGCTGGTATAGAAAAAGTTAAGATAAGAACTGTATTAACTTGTCGTTCAAATCTTGGAGTATGTGCTAAGTGTTATGGTGCCAATATGGCAACAGCACAGCCAGTTCAAGTTGGAGAAGCAGTAGGTATTATTGCAGCTCAATCCATCGGGGAACCTGGTACACAGCTTACAATGAGAACATTCCATACAGGTGGTATTGCCGGAGAAGATATCACACAAGGTTTACCTCGTGTTGAGGAGTTATTTGAAGGTAGAAAACCAAAAGGTCTAGCAATTATTGCAGAATTCGGTGGTATTGCTGTAATAAAAGATACTAAGAAAAAACGTGAAGTTATCATTACAAATAATGAAACTGGGGAATCAAAAGCTTACTTAATACCTTATGGTTCAAGAATCAAAATCCAAGATGGAGATATTCTTGAAGCAGGGGATGAGCTAACAGAAGGTAGTATCAATCCTCACGATATTCTTAAAATCAAAGGCGTTCGTAGTGTTCAAGACTATATGATCAAAGAAGTTCAAAATGTTTATAGGTTACAGGGTGTTGAGATTAACGATAAACATATTGAAGTAATTGTTCGTCAAATGCTTAAGAAAATAAGAATAGAAGATGCTGGAGATGCTGATTTCTTACCAGGAACATTAGTAGATAGACTTGAGTTTGAAGCTGCAAATGAAAAGTTAAGAAATGATGGCTTAGAAGAAGCAGTAGGAAATCAAGTATTACTTGGTATTACAAAAGCTTCATTAGCAACAAACTCCTTCTTATCAGCTGCATCATTCCAAGAGACAACTAAAGTCTTAACAGAAGCTGCGATAAAAGGAAAAATAGATCCACTAATTGGATTAAAAGAAAACGTAATCATTGGTAAATTAATTCCAGCAGGTACGGGAATGCCAAGATACCGTGATGTTGAAGTATATAAAACTAACTATGATTACGATAATGATAATGAAGAGCTAGACTTAGATCTAGAGTAA
- the rpsJ gene encoding 30S ribosomal protein S10 encodes MASQKMRINLKAYDHQLIDQSAMKIIETAKKTGAQVSGPIPLPTRKEIVTILRAVHKYKDSREQFEQRTHKRLIDILMPTAKTVDALMRLELPAGVDIKVDMK; translated from the coding sequence ATGGCAAGTCAAAAAATGAGAATCAACTTAAAAGCTTACGATCATCAATTAATCGATCAAAGTGCGATGAAAATTATCGAAACAGCAAAGAAAACTGGAGCTCAAGTTAGTGGACCAATTCCATTACCTACTAGAAAAGAAATAGTGACGATTCTTAGAGCGGTACATAAGTACAAAGACTCTAGAGAGCAGTTTGAGCAAAGAACGCATAAAAGATTAATTGATATTTTAATGCCAACAGCTAAAACAGTTGACGCATTAATGAGACTAGAGCTACCTGCAGGGGTAGACATCAAAGTAGATATGAAGTAA
- the fusA gene encoding elongation factor G: MSGRQFPLEKTRNIGIMAHIDAGKTTLTERILFYTGRSHKIGETHEGAATMDWMEQEQERGITITSAATTCSWLENRINIIDTPGHVDFTVEVERSLRVLDSAVGVFCAKGGVEPQSETVWRQADKYKVPRMAFVNKMDIMGADFYNAVEMMKDRLGANAVPIQLPIGKEEDFLGIIDLIKMKAYIYKDELGQDISEEDIPADMQDEADEYRLAMVEAIAETDEDLMMKYLDGEELSEEELKAALRLAVINVQIIPVMCGSAYKNKGVQRLLDAVIAYMPAPVDIPPIKGILPDSLEEADRPSSDEEPFSALAFKIMADPFVGKLAFFRVYSGTLNSGSYVLNSTKDKKERVGRILQMHANKREEIDKVYSGDIAAAVGLKITTTGDTLCDEKAPIILESMDFPEPVISVAIEPKTKASQEKMGIALQKLAEEDPTFKTFTDEETGQTIISGMGELHLEIIVDRMLREFKVEANVGQPQVAYKETITKAVDVDGKFIRQSGGRGQYGHCKVKFEPMDVNSEKSYEFVNSTVGGSIPREYVPAVDNGIQEAMQSGNIAGYPVLGIKANVYDGSYHDVDSSEMAFKIAGSMAFKEAMKKGEATLVEPIMKVDVIVAEEYMGDVIGDINSRRGRIEGMEARNGAQLIKGYVPLSEMFGYATDLRSKTQGRGNYSMQFDHYEPVPKGIQEKIISNKAKND, translated from the coding sequence TTGTCAGGAAGACAATTCCCACTAGAGAAGACTAGAAATATTGGTATTATGGCACACATTGACGCAGGAAAAACAACGTTAACTGAACGTATTTTATTCTATACAGGACGTAGCCACAAAATCGGTGAAACTCACGAAGGTGCTGCAACTATGGACTGGATGGAACAAGAGCAAGAAAGAGGTATCACAATTACTTCTGCTGCAACAACTTGTTCTTGGTTAGAGAATAGAATAAACATTATTGATACACCAGGCCATGTTGACTTTACAGTTGAAGTTGAACGTTCTTTACGTGTATTAGATAGTGCAGTTGGTGTTTTCTGTGCCAAAGGTGGAGTTGAGCCACAATCAGAGACAGTATGGCGTCAAGCTGATAAATATAAAGTACCTAGAATGGCATTTGTAAATAAAATGGACATTATGGGTGCAGATTTCTACAATGCTGTAGAAATGATGAAAGATAGATTAGGTGCTAATGCAGTACCAATCCAATTACCAATTGGAAAAGAAGAAGATTTCCTTGGTATTATTGACTTAATCAAAATGAAAGCATATATCTACAAAGATGAATTAGGTCAAGATATTTCTGAAGAAGATATTCCAGCAGATATGCAAGATGAAGCTGATGAGTATCGTTTAGCTATGGTTGAAGCCATTGCAGAAACGGATGAAGATCTAATGATGAAATATTTAGATGGTGAAGAATTAAGTGAAGAAGAATTAAAAGCTGCACTTAGACTAGCTGTTATAAATGTTCAAATCATCCCAGTTATGTGTGGATCTGCATACAAAAATAAAGGGGTTCAAAGATTACTTGATGCTGTTATTGCATATATGCCAGCACCAGTAGATATCCCACCAATCAAAGGTATATTACCAGATTCATTAGAAGAAGCAGATAGACCTTCATCAGATGAAGAGCCTTTCTCTGCATTAGCTTTTAAAATCATGGCTGACCCATTCGTTGGAAAACTTGCTTTCTTTAGAGTTTACTCTGGAACACTTAACTCAGGTTCTTATGTATTAAACTCAACAAAAGATAAAAAAGAGCGTGTAGGTCGTATACTACAAATGCATGCTAACAAAAGAGAAGAAATTGATAAAGTTTACTCAGGAGATATTGCTGCTGCAGTAGGTTTAAAGATTACAACTACAGGTGATACTCTATGTGATGAAAAGGCTCCTATTATATTAGAGTCTATGGATTTCCCAGAGCCAGTTATCTCTGTTGCTATCGAACCAAAAACAAAAGCATCTCAAGAAAAAATGGGTATAGCTTTACAAAAATTAGCTGAAGAAGATCCAACTTTTAAAACATTCACTGATGAAGAAACTGGTCAAACAATTATTTCTGGTATGGGTGAGCTTCACCTTGAAATTATCGTAGACCGTATGCTTCGTGAATTTAAAGTTGAAGCTAATGTAGGTCAACCACAAGTTGCATACAAAGAAACAATTACAAAAGCTGTTGACGTTGATGGAAAATTCATTCGTCAGTCAGGTGGACGTGGACAATACGGACATTGTAAAGTTAAATTTGAGCCAATGGATGTTAACTCAGAAAAAAGTTATGAGTTCGTTAATTCAACTGTTGGTGGAAGTATTCCTAGAGAGTATGTTCCAGCTGTTGATAACGGTATCCAAGAAGCAATGCAAAGTGGTAACATCGCTGGATATCCTGTATTAGGTATTAAAGCGAATGTTTATGACGGTTCATACCATGATGTTGACTCATCTGAAATGGCATTTAAAATAGCTGGATCTATGGCTTTTAAAGAAGCTATGAAAAAAGGTGAAGCAACTTTAGTAGAACCAATTATGAAAGTTGACGTAATCGTTGCTGAAGAATACATGGGAGACGTTATTGGAGACATTAACTCTCGTCGTGGACGTATCGAAGGTATGGAAGCGAGAAATGGTGCACAACTTATCAAAGGTTATGTTCCATTATCTGAAATGTTTGGATACGCAACAGACTTACGTTCAAAAACTCAAGGTAGAGGAAATTACTCAATGCAATTTGATCATTATGAGCCTGTACCAAAGGGTATTCAAGAAAAAATTATTTCTAATAAAGCTAAAAATGACTAA
- the tuf gene encoding elongation factor Tu has protein sequence MAKAKFERTKPHVNIGTIGHVDHGKTTLTAAITITLNKRLGTGEVVAFDKIDKAPEERERGITISTSHVEYETENRHYAHVDCPGHADYVKNMITGAAQMDGAILVVSAADGPMPQTREHILLSRQVGVPYIVVFLNKCDMVDDEELLELVEMEVRELLSEYDFPGDDTPIVKGSALKALEDPSSEWGDKLLELMAEVDSYIPSPERDIDRPFLMPVEDVFSITGRGTVATGRVERGTLHVSDEVEVIGIVEEKRKVVVTGVEMFRKLLDSAQAGDNIGALLRGVQRTDIERGQVLAKPGSITPHTKFKAQVYVLKKEEGGRHTPFFTNYRPQFYFRTTDVTGVCNLPDGVEMCMPGDNIEMSIELINPIAMEKGLRFAIREGGRTVGAGSVADIVE, from the coding sequence ATGGCTAAAGCTAAGTTTGAAAGAACTAAACCACACGTTAACATTGGTACAATTGGACACGTTGACCATGGTAAAACTACATTAACAGCTGCGATTACTATTACATTAAATAAGAGATTAGGTACTGGGGAAGTTGTAGCATTCGATAAAATCGATAAAGCTCCAGAAGAAAGAGAGCGTGGAATCACAATTTCTACTTCTCACGTTGAGTATGAAACTGAAAACAGACACTACGCTCACGTAGACTGCCCAGGACATGCTGACTATGTTAAAAATATGATCACTGGTGCTGCTCAAATGGACGGAGCTATCTTAGTAGTTTCTGCAGCAGATGGTCCAATGCCACAAACTCGTGAGCATATCTTACTTTCTCGTCAGGTAGGTGTTCCATACATCGTTGTTTTCTTAAACAAATGTGATATGGTTGATGACGAAGAGTTATTAGAATTAGTAGAAATGGAAGTTAGAGAGTTATTAAGCGAATATGACTTCCCAGGTGATGATACACCAATCGTTAAAGGATCTGCTTTAAAAGCATTAGAAGATCCAAGCAGTGAGTGGGGAGACAAACTTCTTGAATTAATGGCAGAAGTAGACTCTTACATCCCATCTCCAGAAAGAGATATTGACAGACCATTCCTTATGCCTGTTGAGGACGTATTCTCAATCACAGGACGTGGAACAGTTGCAACTGGTAGAGTAGAGCGTGGAACACTTCACGTATCTGACGAAGTTGAAGTTATCGGTATCGTAGAAGAGAAAAGAAAAGTAGTAGTTACTGGAGTAGAAATGTTCCGTAAATTATTAGATTCAGCTCAAGCTGGAGATAACATCGGTGCATTACTTCGTGGGGTTCAAAGAACTGATATTGAAAGAGGTCAAGTATTAGCTAAGCCTGGTTCAATTACACCACATACAAAATTCAAAGCTCAAGTATACGTTCTTAAAAAAGAAGAAGGTGGACGTCATACGCCATTCTTCACAAACTATCGTCCACAATTCTACTTCAGAACAACTGACGTAACTGGTGTTTGTAACTTACCAGACGGAGTAGAAATGTGTATGCCTGGAGATAATATCGAAATGTCAATCGAGCTTATCAATCCAATCGCTATGGAAAAAGGTTTACGTTTCGCTATCCGTGAGGGTGGAAGAACTGTAGGCGCTGGTTCAGTAGCTGATATCGTAGAGTAA
- a CDS encoding PadR family transcriptional regulator: MNIQFKKGVIELCVLSILSKKDCYGYELVNEISKNIVISEGTIYPLLKRLKDGGYLTTYLQESNEGPPRKYYQLTEQGKETVVSLENEWISFSKGVDLIIKGGEKE, translated from the coding sequence ATGAATATCCAATTTAAAAAAGGCGTTATTGAGCTTTGCGTTCTATCCATTCTATCCAAAAAAGACTGTTATGGTTATGAACTTGTAAATGAAATCTCTAAAAATATAGTTATTTCTGAAGGGACCATCTATCCTCTGTTAAAAAGACTAAAAGATGGTGGTTACTTAACAACCTATTTACAAGAGTCAAATGAGGGACCGCCTAGAAAGTATTATCAACTAACAGAACAAGGAAAAGAAACTGTTGTAAGTTTAGAGAATGAGTGGATTAGTTTCTCAAAGGGCGTTGATCTAATTATTAAAGGGGGAGAAAAAGAATGA
- a CDS encoding HAAS signaling domain-containing protein — protein sequence MTQKEYLSLLEESLGNINNDDKEEILFDYREHFRLGLLEGKSEEEIIKALGSPKQLAKQFKVETLIKEAETKKSLSSIIGAIMAALGLGFFNLLIGIWPFMIMLILIISLFAAAISITGMGLVSFFTSLFNFNDFFQSTGFVFYSIFTTSLGLLSLIGVYSLSKWFYDLALGYLRWNIKVIKIKN from the coding sequence ATGACACAAAAAGAATATTTATCTTTACTAGAAGAATCATTAGGCAATATTAATAACGATGATAAAGAGGAAATCTTATTTGACTACAGGGAACATTTTAGATTAGGCCTTTTAGAAGGAAAATCCGAAGAAGAAATTATAAAGGCATTAGGTTCTCCAAAACAATTGGCAAAGCAGTTTAAAGTAGAAACACTAATCAAAGAAGCAGAAACAAAAAAATCATTATCTAGTATCATAGGTGCCATTATGGCAGCATTAGGCCTTGGTTTCTTTAATTTGTTAATTGGCATATGGCCCTTTATGATAATGCTTATCTTAATAATATCTTTATTTGCAGCAGCTATTTCTATTACAGGAATGGGTTTAGTTTCTTTCTTTACATCCTTATTTAACTTTAACGACTTCTTTCAGTCTACTGGATTTGTGTTTTATTCTATATTTACTACATCCTTGGGTTTACTTTCACTCATTGGGGTATACAGTCTATCTAAGTGGTTCTATGATTTAGCCCTTGGTTACTTAAGATGGAATATTAAAGTTATTAAAATAAAAAATTAA
- the rpsL gene encoding 30S ribosomal protein S12 — MPTFNQLVRKGRKTVEKKSTAPALQKGFNSLRKKSTNISAPQKRGVCTAVKTATPKKPNSALRKIARVRLTNGIEVTGYIPGEGHNLQEHSVVLIRGGRVKDLPGTRYHIVRGTLDTAGVANRKQSRSKYGAKRPKK, encoded by the coding sequence ATGCCAACTTTTAACCAATTGGTAAGAAAAGGAAGAAAAACTGTTGAGAAAAAATCAACTGCTCCAGCACTACAAAAAGGATTTAATTCATTAAGAAAAAAATCTACTAATATCTCTGCACCACAAAAGAGAGGTGTTTGTACAGCAGTTAAAACAGCTACTCCTAAAAAACCAAACTCAGCGCTTCGTAAGATTGCCAGAGTTCGTCTTACTAACGGTATCGAGGTAACTGGATACATTCCTGGAGAAGGTCACAACTTACAAGAGCATAGTGTTGTTCTTATAAGAGGTGGTAGGGTAAAAGACTTACCAGGTACAAGATATCATATCGTTAGGGGTACTCTAGATACAGCTGGAGTAGCAAATCGTAAACAATCAAGATCTAAATACGGAGCTAAAAGACCAAAAAAATAA